From Amphritea atlantica, a single genomic window includes:
- a CDS encoding SoxR reducing system RseC family protein, with translation MLEENGRVVRLESGLVWVETIKQSACSSCSAQKGCGQRLLAKIGDGKRMEIQVDNPQHLEVRVNDEVTLGVGERSFLTASFLVYLLPLLVMFITAVVAQGYGLSEPKVILSAVSGLTGGFLLTRFISGRISQSCSYRPVLLRRI, from the coding sequence ATGCTTGAAGAAAATGGCCGTGTCGTACGTCTCGAATCTGGATTGGTCTGGGTCGAGACGATTAAGCAAAGTGCCTGCTCCAGTTGTAGTGCTCAAAAGGGGTGCGGGCAGCGCTTGTTAGCCAAAATAGGTGATGGTAAGCGGATGGAGATTCAGGTTGATAACCCTCAGCACCTTGAAGTCAGGGTAAACGATGAGGTGACCTTAGGTGTTGGCGAGCGATCATTTCTGACCGCATCATTTTTAGTTTATCTGCTACCCCTGTTGGTGATGTTCATTACGGCTGTGGTGGCACAGGGGTACGGCCTCTCTGAACCTAAAGTGATATTAAGTGCGGTGTCAGGTCTGACAGGCGGATTTTTGCTCACCCGATTTATCTCTGGCCGAATAAGTCAGAGCTGCAGTTACCGGCCGGTGCTGCTTCGCAGAATCTGA
- a CDS encoding succinate dehydrogenase assembly factor 2 — protein sequence MYTEEDIRRLRWQSRRGMLELDVLFVPFVEEAFQDLEPEDQDRFVKLLACEDTELFVWLMERGESDDPDLQRIVRIILDRVQPSAN from the coding sequence ATGTACACCGAAGAAGATATTCGTCGTTTACGCTGGCAAAGCCGAAGAGGTATGCTGGAACTGGATGTGTTGTTTGTTCCTTTTGTTGAGGAGGCATTTCAGGATCTTGAACCGGAAGACCAGGATCGTTTTGTAAAGCTGCTTGCTTGTGAGGATACTGAACTTTTTGTTTGGTTGATGGAGCGGGGAGAGTCTGACGATCCCGATCTTCAACGTATTGTGCGGATTATTCTGGATCGTGTTCAGCCCTCTGCAAATTGA
- a CDS encoding MucB/RseB C-terminal domain-containing protein, with amino-acid sequence MSEQPKEALSALMDNEVGDFELRSLLKQSADNNELSGQWQRYHLARSLLKNEQLGSGDISAAVMDAIDAEPALKMKPVDAPANDGISGKSFFKPLISMAVAASVTAVVILGGQNFGINSAQPVDTGLAQAPQPSSTVVQPGFAPSRDLMRAQFGAPRIAHQSSNSDENIIRLNSGLNSYIRQHNVLRQGTLVSSSPGWIPEGYTPVKNAMAPGAELTVFSNGVNSFTLSIERTGNAAVPEGATQMGNMVAIGKKVDQFFVTVVGDVPLMVADRVVNSVEQIQ; translated from the coding sequence ATGAGCGAACAACCCAAAGAAGCTCTTTCTGCATTGATGGACAATGAAGTTGGTGACTTTGAGTTACGCAGCCTGTTAAAGCAGAGTGCTGATAATAATGAGTTGTCTGGTCAGTGGCAGCGCTATCATCTGGCCCGCTCACTGCTGAAAAATGAGCAGTTAGGTTCCGGCGATATCAGTGCCGCGGTGATGGATGCGATTGATGCAGAACCCGCATTAAAGATGAAGCCGGTCGATGCCCCTGCGAACGACGGGATTTCGGGTAAGAGCTTCTTTAAACCGCTGATCAGTATGGCCGTTGCCGCTTCTGTTACGGCTGTAGTTATCCTGGGGGGGCAGAATTTTGGTATTAATTCAGCTCAACCGGTCGATACCGGTTTGGCCCAGGCTCCACAACCCAGTTCAACGGTCGTTCAGCCTGGTTTTGCACCCTCCCGTGATTTGATGAGGGCACAGTTTGGTGCGCCGCGCATAGCGCATCAGAGTAGTAACAGTGATGAGAATATTATTCGTTTAAATTCCGGGTTGAACAGTTATATCCGACAGCACAATGTATTGCGCCAGGGGACACTTGTGAGCTCTTCGCCAGGCTGGATACCCGAGGGTTATACTCCGGTCAAGAATGCCATGGCTCCGGGAGCTGAGCTGACGGTATTCAGCAACGGCGTTAACTCTTTTACCCTGAGTATTGAGCGAACTGGCAATGCTGCTGTTCCCGAAGGTGCCACACAGATGGGCAATATGGTCGCGATTGGTAAGAAAGTAGATCAGTTTTTTGTCACCGTCGTGGGCGATGTTCCTCTGATGGTTGCCGACCGTGTGGTTAACTCCGTTGAACAGATACAGTAA
- the nadB gene encoding L-aspartate oxidase → MSNEFQYDVLIIGSGASGLGLALQLPDSCRIAVLSKASLTSGSTYQAQGGVAAVLDDADSTQAHIQDTITAGGNLSRRDAVTFTVEHGKESIDWLIRQGVPFTREGNEYHLTKEGGHSHRRIIHSADATGQAIQQTLIERARACSNIDLFEDRIAVDLITRHKLNLPDNRCIGAYVLNHNTGHVDAFKAGSTVLATGGVSKAYLYTSNPDGASGDGIAMAWRAGCRVGNLEFNQFHPTCLYHPQAKSFLISEAVRGEGGKLRLPDGSRFMDKFDQRGELAPRDIVARAIDHEMKRLGCDCVFLDISHKPAEFIKQHFPTIYERCLKYGIDITREAIPVVPAAHYTCGGIMTNQHGMTDVDGLYAIGETSFTGLHGANRLASNSLLECIVYASSAARHIISHNHPLGELPEIPAWDESQVTNSDEDVIIAHNWDELRRFMWDYVGIVRTNKRLQRAKHRVDLLQQEISEYYSNYKVSRDLLELRNLAVVSDLIIRSAMQRQESRGLHYTLDYPESGAEARDTILTPVNYDWR, encoded by the coding sequence ATGAGTAATGAGTTTCAGTACGATGTCTTGATTATTGGCAGTGGTGCCTCCGGACTCGGGCTCGCCCTGCAGCTCCCAGACTCATGCAGAATTGCGGTACTCAGTAAAGCCAGTCTAACCAGCGGCTCGACTTATCAGGCCCAGGGAGGTGTGGCAGCCGTTCTTGATGATGCTGACAGCACCCAGGCACATATTCAGGACACAATCACAGCCGGAGGAAACCTCAGCCGCAGAGACGCTGTTACCTTTACCGTAGAACATGGAAAAGAGAGTATCGACTGGCTTATCCGGCAAGGTGTTCCCTTTACCCGTGAAGGCAATGAATACCATCTAACCAAAGAGGGCGGGCATAGCCATCGCCGCATCATTCACTCTGCCGACGCAACGGGACAGGCAATACAACAGACACTGATTGAACGAGCCCGTGCCTGCAGCAACATTGACCTGTTTGAAGATCGTATTGCGGTTGACCTCATTACCCGCCATAAGCTTAATCTGCCTGACAATCGCTGCATCGGAGCTTACGTCCTCAACCACAATACCGGACATGTAGACGCGTTTAAGGCTGGCTCAACGGTTTTGGCGACCGGAGGGGTTAGCAAAGCCTACCTCTACACCAGTAACCCCGACGGGGCATCAGGGGACGGCATTGCGATGGCCTGGCGGGCGGGTTGCAGGGTGGGCAACCTTGAGTTTAATCAGTTTCATCCGACATGCCTCTACCATCCACAGGCAAAATCATTCCTGATCTCTGAGGCGGTGCGTGGCGAAGGCGGTAAACTGCGATTACCGGATGGTAGCCGGTTTATGGATAAATTTGATCAGCGCGGTGAACTGGCCCCCCGGGATATTGTTGCCAGAGCAATCGACCACGAAATGAAACGGCTTGGCTGTGACTGCGTTTTTCTGGACATCTCCCACAAGCCTGCAGAGTTTATTAAACAGCATTTTCCAACAATTTATGAACGCTGCCTTAAATATGGAATTGATATCACCCGAGAAGCTATTCCGGTGGTTCCTGCAGCCCACTATACCTGTGGCGGCATCATGACCAATCAGCATGGCATGACTGATGTCGATGGACTATACGCTATCGGCGAGACTTCATTTACCGGTCTGCATGGCGCCAACCGGTTAGCCAGCAACTCACTGCTTGAATGTATCGTTTACGCATCATCTGCCGCCCGACATATTATAAGTCACAATCACCCGCTGGGAGAGTTACCTGAGATTCCGGCCTGGGATGAAAGCCAGGTCACGAACTCTGATGAAGACGTTATTATCGCCCACAACTGGGATGAGTTACGCCGCTTTATGTGGGATTACGTCGGTATTGTAAGAACAAATAAACGCCTGCAACGCGCAAAGCACCGGGTTGACCTGCTACAACAGGAAATCAGTGAGTATTACAGTAACTATAAGGTCAGCCGGGACCTGCTGGAACTGCGAAACCTGGCGGTTGTTTCGGATCTGATTATACGCTCAGCAATGCAGCGCCAGGAGAGTCGAGGCCTGCACTACACCCTGGATTATCCGGAAAGCGGCGCGGAAGCGAGAGACACCATCCTCACGCCGGTCAACTATGACTGGCGCTGA
- the rpoE gene encoding RNA polymerase sigma factor RpoE: MSSESQASIDHKLVRRVQEGDKTAFDLLVKKYQHKIIGLIGRYVYDHHEAMDVSQEAFIKAYRALPKFRGDSAFYTWLYRIAINTAKNHLVAKGRRPPDMDVDVDDAHHLEGDSGLKDIETPENSLYRDELARVVREAMDKLPQDLRAALSLREFDGLSYEDIAQIMDCPVGTVRSRIFRAREAIDKEIAPLLN; this comes from the coding sequence ATGTCCAGCGAAAGCCAAGCATCGATAGATCATAAGCTGGTCAGGCGTGTTCAGGAAGGTGATAAAACCGCCTTTGATCTGTTGGTTAAAAAATACCAGCATAAAATTATTGGCCTGATCGGCAGGTATGTGTACGACCATCATGAAGCGATGGATGTGTCTCAGGAAGCATTTATAAAAGCCTACCGGGCACTGCCCAAATTTCGTGGCGACAGTGCTTTCTATACCTGGCTGTACCGGATTGCGATTAATACCGCTAAAAATCATCTGGTAGCCAAGGGGCGCAGGCCTCCGGATATGGATGTCGATGTTGATGATGCCCATCACCTTGAAGGTGATAGCGGATTAAAAGATATTGAGACCCCGGAAAATAGCTTATATCGGGATGAACTGGCCAGAGTGGTCAGGGAAGCGATGGATAAGCTTCCTCAGGATCTCAGAGCAGCCCTGTCTCTGCGAGAGTTTGACGGGCTGAGTTATGAAGATATTGCTCAGATTATGGATTGTCCGGTTGGTACAGTGCGTTCAAGAATCTTCCGGGCCCGGGAGGCGATCGACAAGGAGATCGCCCCTTTATTGAATTAA
- a CDS encoding DegQ family serine endoprotease produces MKLVRATFSLVLFWLCVSSVHAALPEFKDLVKQASPAVVNISTVQQISTQVQGVPDMQLPDGQEIPEIFRHFFRLPEGYGNPPRRKAPQSLGSGFIISEDGFILTNHHVVADADKVIVRLSDRRELEAKIIGSDKRSDVALLKIDATDLPVVKIGDSTKSEVGEWVLAIGSPFGFDHSVTAGIISATDRSLANETYVPFIQTDVAINPGNSGGPLFNMRGEVIGINSQIYTRSGGFMGLSFAIPMNVAMEVVGQLKDKGKVSRGWLGVIIQEVSRDLAESFGLDKPGGALVAKVLPDSPAEAAGIREGDIIYSFNGNMIDRSGDLPHQVGRIPPDTDAKVGVVRDGKKQSITVTIGLLPAPGDELKASARQEDKASANRLNIQISALDDQLRERLSVTEGVVVRQVESGAGADSGLMVGDVITMLNGKEIDSVETFASVVDGLPENKAVPMRIVRRGSPMFIPLKLK; encoded by the coding sequence ATGAAACTAGTCAGAGCGACTTTTAGTCTGGTTCTTTTCTGGTTGTGCGTGAGCAGTGTGCATGCTGCACTGCCAGAGTTTAAGGATCTGGTTAAGCAGGCATCTCCTGCCGTTGTTAATATTAGTACTGTCCAGCAAATCTCGACTCAAGTCCAGGGTGTGCCGGATATGCAGCTGCCGGATGGTCAGGAAATCCCGGAAATCTTCCGCCATTTTTTCCGCCTCCCAGAGGGATATGGCAATCCACCGCGTCGTAAAGCGCCGCAATCGCTGGGGTCTGGTTTTATTATTTCAGAGGATGGTTTCATTCTGACTAATCACCATGTTGTGGCTGATGCGGATAAAGTCATCGTCCGTCTGAGTGACCGGCGTGAGCTTGAAGCGAAGATAATCGGATCTGATAAACGCTCAGATGTCGCATTGCTGAAAATTGATGCTACGGATCTTCCTGTGGTTAAAATTGGCGACTCCACTAAGTCTGAAGTAGGTGAGTGGGTGCTTGCTATCGGTTCGCCATTCGGCTTTGATCACTCTGTAACAGCCGGTATTATCAGCGCAACTGACAGAAGTCTGGCAAATGAGACCTATGTGCCGTTTATCCAGACTGATGTTGCTATCAATCCGGGTAATTCGGGTGGCCCGCTGTTCAATATGAGAGGAGAGGTGATCGGTATCAATTCTCAGATTTATACCCGTTCAGGTGGCTTTATGGGATTATCGTTTGCGATCCCTATGAATGTTGCGATGGAAGTCGTCGGTCAATTGAAAGATAAAGGTAAAGTCAGCCGGGGCTGGCTGGGCGTTATTATTCAGGAAGTCAGCCGCGATCTGGCTGAATCTTTTGGCCTGGATAAGCCGGGAGGTGCGCTGGTCGCAAAAGTCCTGCCAGACAGCCCGGCAGAAGCGGCGGGTATTCGTGAAGGCGATATTATCTACAGTTTTAACGGTAACATGATTGATCGTTCAGGCGATCTGCCGCACCAGGTTGGACGTATTCCTCCAGACACCGATGCTAAGGTTGGAGTTGTCCGTGATGGTAAGAAGCAATCGATTACGGTGACTATCGGTTTATTACCAGCACCGGGCGACGAGCTGAAAGCATCTGCTCGGCAGGAAGACAAAGCATCAGCCAACCGCCTGAATATTCAGATCAGTGCACTGGATGATCAACTGCGTGAGCGCCTCAGTGTGACTGAGGGGGTTGTGGTTCGTCAGGTAGAGAGTGGTGCCGGCGCGGATTCTGGTTTGATGGTGGGTGATGTTATTACCATGCTTAACGGTAAAGAGATTGATTCAGTTGAAACATTTGCCAGTGTTGTTGACGGGTTGCCGGAGAATAAGGCAGTGCCGATGAGAATCGTGCGTCGTGGCAGTCCGATGTTTATTCCCCTTAAACTCAAATAG